One part of the Girardinichthys multiradiatus isolate DD_20200921_A chromosome 10, DD_fGirMul_XY1, whole genome shotgun sequence genome encodes these proteins:
- the si:ch211-136m16.8 gene encoding uncharacterized protein si:ch211-136m16.8 → MDPDPDNPFARVERTLVSVWCYITEAVSRFLRPQPVETANNDPNSLHESRVDSEPPDCGQTGIDICGEEASEELSLPTVSLLSSSSPVVAWERCTADFDVKPREDRESKEDMTEEQFGLAGNDHAGQLVTEDAKPAQDRQEKTEIKKRDTYEEGEMPENDSQRTTGGSGHMQLKERAIDEMDSSVKEEGYVSTWRLDDHQKVEKTSTPTQEDNGEENKEGLEEESKIKECIPKEEEESDTETKEQRNMKAVMLGDANICEDASQLSSANENSEERTQQVETQPLVCKELSGVAEDERVQVAVIEEEEPRGSATHEKPEQEKSSRVVKDATQEEDVLTQSVISSEEHHGTGEEQFGLTGSDLAEHLITEDMTEHQLGLEKTEIQRLHTCVGREGVENVEDQGNAGSKNSENEAICEEMEKRGGEAGAGEEPVSIVSIDDFPKVDVANEDLDEDSNEIQEDTGEENEEDSEEESKIKQFTISEVVDIIGKTGEQSEGEAVALMLDDANICEDASQLSPDNENSSNEETKDVETQLPVSKELLEDELTNENVQMKVVEEDLNTPSNYQTMEEESEQDQSRTIEDVWQEENVSTESVTNNDKDVQKTEPDTTEFTFKEENVQTATEKEVSMEEMSADDDYEVAEEERLFNEVTDKESCMKRVCSTAPVTVKAEGESAQEINRDFNNIPLGLIEGQTALSHELSTEVYKVIPETVPEHNNELESDENTLQRFLEEGNSEEIQTIHLPEEVEGFKSSGTGGGEYFLTGQGSAEENKDELDLVVEQQTGALQFVEDPEKPKSDNINLELENFSEVEEVELLDTSMKTEIKKPDDEFETYSADETELQDGDETVEFKMTRLSEEAAEDGCERREVPAADEGVDFADESLKGEEERIIEMSLGPELVEMFSLQDDCGNLKHSEDIKPELFDESAAELLEMGFDTEEQGCTHEGELDHEILDLNEITPLQLVGTAADLTGQSELSQHLETNNQAPLRAPQMTEAEITADTETADESNMTTLEGLSVISVEETKHEPQPAERYSEDPAGEHQDVIDEEILDLWIETAMSKDTDRIREEDLSEPLLQKDQPNEESGKTSSEKKKEELMEANSEEPASASETETSLTTLEYLDQPFSETPLLKSADPGLLAEINGILSAGSNSEDICEFSTPNSKSALFEETVETVQSYLREDGASSEIRSCPDSVASSPESRQTGGTSQEEPDEEKPEEEAETDTLCEKADVTSLTTEAHDELLKAAVSDFSDQIQPSESGQHKEDLEAFSEEGSESPSGGEPQTECEKQKFSLIAPEQRSSEELTKSFPAPSRTELEEDQSEVDGPMFDFAMQRSRIAVKNPRARPPADPRSLINKPSVDPTPPSHVPGKVPLGVPLGGLGMGIKLPGLGAGFPVLKKTQRPIKDEDNPETQSQEAQEKKEEDGKSEAGKKDEAPQRPKWMPPGQPGFGNPLMSELRTKLKKTPKE, encoded by the exons ATGGACCCGGACCCCGACAATCCCTTTGCCCGGGTGGAGAGGACCCTGGTGTCAGTCTGG TGTTACATAACTGAAGCTGTGAGCAGATTCCTGAGGCCACAACCAGTTGAAACAGCCAACAATGACCCAAACTCCTTACATGAATCCAGAGTCGACAGCGAGCCTCCTGACTGTGGCCAAACGGGAATCGATATTTGTGGAGAAGAAGCTAGCGAGGAACTGTCTCTTCCGACTGTTTCTCTTCTTAGCTCGTCCTCACCGGTTGTTGCCTGGGAGCGTTGCACCGCAGATTTTGATGTGAAGCCTAGAGAAGACCGTGAGAGCAAAGAGGACATGACAGAGGAACAGTTCGGTCTTGCAGGAAATGACCATGCAGGGCAGCTGGTCACAGAAGATGCAAAGCCAGCTCAAGACAGGCAAGAGAAAACTGAGATCAAAAAGCGTGACACATATGAGGAAGGTGAGATGCCTGAAAACGACTCACAACGTACAACTGGCGGATCAGGACATATGCAGTTAAAGGAGCGAGCGATTGATGAAATGGATTCAAGTGTTAAAGAAGAGGGGTATGTGAGCACATGGAGACTAGATGATCatcaaaaagtggaaaaaacctCAACGCCAACTCAGGAAGATAATGGAGAGGAAAACAAAGAAGGCTTGGAGGAAGAGAGCAAGATAAAAGAGTGCATCccaaaagaggaggaggaaagtGATACAGAGAcgaaagaacaaagaaacatgAAAGCAGTGATGCTGGGAGATGCAAACATCTGTGAAGATGCCTCACAGCTGAGCTCTGCGAATGAAAACTCAGAGGAAAGAACACAGCAAGTAGAAACTCAGCCCCTTGTGTGCAAAGAGCTGTCAGGTGTGGCCGAGGATGAGAGGGTCCAGGTTGCTGTCATTGAGGAGGAAGAACCTAGAGGGTCTGCGACACATGAAAAGCCAGAGCAGGAAAAGAGCAGCAGAGTAGTCAAAGATGCCACCCAAGAGGAAGATGTTTTAACCCAAAGTGTTATAAGCAGCGAGGAGCATCATGGCACAGGAGAGGAACAGTTTGGCTTAACAGGAAGCGACCTTGCAGAGCACCTAATCACTGAAGACATGACAGAACATCAACTTGGACTTGAGAAAACTGAAATTCAAAGGTTGCACACCTGTGTAGGAAGAGAAGGGGTTGAAAATGTAGAAGACCAAGGTAATGCTGGATcaaaaaattcagaaaatgaGGCAATATGTGAAGAGATGGAGAAAAGAGGTGGAGAAGCTGGTGCTGGGGAAGAGCCTGTGAGCATAGTGAGCATAGATGATTTTCCAAAAGTTGATGTAGCCAATGAAGACTTGGATGAAGACAGCAATGAAATCCAGGAAGACactggagaagaaaatgaagaagACTCTGAGGAAGAAAGTAAGATAAAACAGTTCACCATTAGTGAAGTGGTGGACATTATCGGGAAGACAGGAGAGCAAAGTGAAGGTGAAGCTGTTGCATTGATGCTGGACGATGCAAACATCTGTGAAGATGCATCACAGTTGAGCCCTGACAATGAAAACTCTTCAAATGAGGAAACAAAAGATGTAGAAACTCAGCTCCCTGTCTCCAAAGAGTTGTTAGAAGATGAGCTAACTAATGAGAACGTCCAGATGAAGGTCGTTGAAGAAGATCTAAATACACCTTCAAACTATCAGACAATGGAAGAAGAGTCAGAACAGGACCAGAGCAGGACAATTGAAGATGTTTGGCaagaggaaaatgtttcaacTGAAAGTGTCACAAACAACGACAAGGATGTGCAAAAAACAGAGCCAGATACAACCGAGTTTACATTTAAAGAAGAGAATGTGCAAACTGCCACAGAAAAAGAGGTGAGCATGGAAGAAATGTCAGCAGATGATGATTATGAGGTGGCAGAGGAGGAGAGACTTTTCAATGAAGTCACAGACAAAGAGAGCTGCATGAAAAGAGTTTGTTCGACCGCTCCAGTTACTGTAAAAGCTGAAGGCGAGTCTGCACAGGAAATAAACAGAGACTTTAACAATATTCCACTGGGGTTAATCGAAGGCCAGACTGCCCTGTCTCACGAGCTCAGCACTGAAGTGTACAAGGTAATTCCAGAGACAGTTCCTGAGCACAACAATGAACTTGAGTCAGATGAAAATACCTTACAAAGGTTCTTAGAGGAGGGAAATTCAGAGGAAATTCAGACCATTCACTTACCAGAAGAGGTGGAGGGCTTTAAAAGCAGCGGCACTGGAGGAGGTGAATATTTCCTGACAGGACAAGGCAGCGCAGAGGAAAACAAGGACGAGTTGGATTTGGTTGTGGAGCAACAGACTGGAGCACTGCAATTTGTAGAAGATCCAGAGAAGCCAAAAAGTGACAACATAAATCTGGAGTTAGAAAATTTTTCTGAGGTAGAAGAGGTTGAATTACTTGATACCTCAATGAAGACGGAGATTAAAAAACCGGACGACGAATTTGAGACATACTCAGCAGATGAAACTGAGCTGCAGGATGGGGATGAAACAGTTGAATTCAAAATGACCAGGCTGTCTGAAGAAGCTGCCGAAGATGGCTGTGAAAGACGAGAAGTTCCTGCAGCTGATGAGGGCGTTGATTTTGCAGATGAATCCCTCAAGGGTGAAGAAGAAAGGATCATAGAGATGAGCCTTGGTCCAGAACTTGTAGAAATGTTTAGTTTACAGGATGATTGTGGAAACTTAAAACACTCAGAAGATATCAAACCTGAATTATTTGATGAAAGTGCTGCTGAACTTCTAGAGATGGGGTTTGACACTGAAGAACAAGGGTGCACTCATGAAGGGGAACTGGACCATGAAATTCTGGATTTAAATGAGATTACACCTCTCCAGCTAGTGGGAACGGCAGCTGATCTGACAGGACAATCTGAATTATCTCAACATCTTGAGACAAACAATCAGGCTCCACTCAGAGCACCTCAGATGACTGAGGCAGAGATAACAGCGGACACAGAAACAGCTGATGAATCAAATATGACCACACTTGAAGGTCTTTCTGTGATCTCAGTGGAGGAAACAAAACATGAGCCCCAACCAGCAGAGAGATACTCAGAAGATCCAGCAGGAGAACATCAGGATGTGATTGATGAAGAAATCCTTGATTTGTGGATAGAgacagctatgtcaaaggacaCTGATAGGATTAGAGAAGAAGACCTATCTGAGCCATTGCTGCAAAAGGACCAACCAAATGAAGAATCAGGCAAGACATCatcagagaagaagaaagaggAACTAATGGAGGCAAATTCAGAAGAACCTGCATCAGCAAGTGAGACAGAAACTTCCTTAACAACCCTGGAGTATTTGGACCAACCTTTCAGTGAGACTCCGCTACTTAAATCAGCAGACCCTGGATTACTCGCTGAAATAAATGGCATACTTAGTGCTGGATCGAATTCAGAAGATATCTGTGAATTTTCAACACCTAACTCTAAATCTGCATTGTTTGAGGAAACAGTTGAAACTGTTCAGTCTTACCTGAGAGAGGATGGAGCATCCAGTGAAATTAGGTCCTGCCCTGATTCAGTGGCTTCATCACCAGAATCAAGACAAACAGGTGGAACATCTCAAGAAGAGCCAgatgaagaaaaaccagaagaAGAAGCTGAGACAGACACATTGTGTGAAAAAGCAGATGTTACGTCACTGACAACAGAAGCTCATGATGAGCTTCTCAAAGCAGCAGTGTCCGACTTCTCAGATCAGATCCAACCTTCTGAATCAGGACAACACAAGGAGGACTTAGAGGCTTTTTCAGAGGAGGGAAGTGAATCACCTTCTGGAGGAGAACCTCAGACTGAATGTGAGAAGCAGAAATTCTCCCTGATTGCACCAGAGCAAAGATCCTCAGAAGAACTCACCAAATCATTTCCAGCCCCAAGCAGGACTGAGTTGGAAGAAGATCAGAGTGAG GTCGATGGCCCCATGTTTGATTTTGCAATGCAAAGGTCTCGCATTGCTGTGAAGAACCCTCGTGCTAGACCACCCGCAGACCCCCGCTCCTTAATTAATAAGCCGTCTGTGGATCCAACTCCTCCATCACATGTGCCTGGAAAAGTTCCTTTAGGTGTGCCTTTAGGCGGCTTGGGGATGGGGATCAAACTCCCTG GGCTTGGAGCTGGTTTTCCTGTGTTAAAGAAGACACAACGACCcataaaagatgaagataaCCCGGAAACACAATCACAG GAGGCTCAGGAGAAAAAGGAAGAGGATGGGAAAAGTGAGGCTGGCAAAAAGGATGAAGCACCACAGAGACCTAAATGGATGCCCCCGGGACAACCAGG ATTTGGAAATCCACTTATGTCTGAACTCAGGACCAAGCTGAAGAAAACTCCCAAAGAGTGA
- the LOC124875691 gene encoding uncharacterized protein LOC124875691 isoform X2 has product MANNTTTQASYIQEDPQTDECCENIPPRGPNVVDSSKLENAALNESEIFTSELGEYNVNVFDVHVFSTPAPKKNSEGQAKTRLSGVQSALSPILQYLNIGNRISSPEPFKHQNSPNFTVPFSFPAAKCQKSTGESRKLIGGEDFSMINDECFPEMTLSELTADSMMQLTTNDSVLPECPPATPQLYGKKTHIQTSAGDHKKSSPELPPPATDPRFTAAESFESALSSREIIDNYFQEITLLDISQDSGLSPVSQKSSMDITPVVAPAGHMKASRAASDHSEQIMAATVTNDEVSSTSVDSVQCARQSLIKASLDVTQDVTMGSTLENSRCTSETSDQKVEKSQNSDNGTRVINVTHDLNSSGDTCAQGAGISSSSIDRSIPEFYPEPREKPDSVDADMDGLQASCDTKVSNKGSQQSPESETGGQKVEQCQDSDEDALCSQAINITREINPCSDVSAQTAHLSSSDTDKSFPELQPEPKEKPDSVEAKTEELPTSCDTKSTSEESQQSLKSDVSTNGTFTVEQPSVASVPSDINIPGPVSCHNNETLDLPTANESNPKDVGESSDQQSSVINQSCSGEKERTCSKGQNATFDKDPLQQSKTQIGSFERTPASLGHGNDTFDCKPASQQNSTITLSEMILSDSHQSTLGNASAPTASNSTTTLKEDCSKDHSSKVQKNESAEPDAKKDGSPNRTFEGNPAVEPANGSGGCESKDLLQAGLPVTDSLSDLSNHQSSDTITIKARSFDLDETLDLRAECLTTSTPMPSGKVFNFENKQEAGKVLTVQKKLYGEPPNRPSHTMPSNIICDRKTFFKQSAAKYIYLPSKTAASHLLKGNPAAVATGLPVRSHRTEGEPVRSAAASEEQQAKASTSSCYNLRSLASKLPISGLQRPQPSGLPVGLPGASLGLRPRINTAASSTPSAVTKHAQGKKHPLTKGEALPVSKRKRTDTLPSSNTEAPASACDSATGVKMSKQPITSQRAAPDRTSKTVPASTAKTVTSCDASSRGRSLRPPGANQRAHLAKPQIHGCAKCSVLGEKIRLQSEEIQRLKEELLKYKTPVDC; this is encoded by the exons ATGGCCAATAACACAACAACTCAGGCTTCATACATCCAAGAGGATCCACAGACAGATGAATGCTGTGAAAATATTCCACCTAGAGGTCCTAATGTAGTTGACTCTTCAAAGCTAGAAAATGCAGCACTGAATGAATCAGAGATTTTCACCTCAGAGTTAGGAGAATATAATGTGAATGTTTTTGACGTCCATGTCTTTTCCACTCCTGCtccaaagaaaaacagtgaGGGCCAGGCAAAGACACGGTTGTCTGGTGTCCAGTCTGCTCTAAGCCCAATCTTACAATACCTAAATATTGGGAATAGAATTTCGTCTCCAGAGCCTTTTAAACATCAGAATAGTCCAAATTTCACAGTTCCttttagttttcctgctgcaaAGTGTCAAAAATCAACGGGAGAATCAAGGAAACTTATTGGTGGTGAGGATTTCTCTATGATCAATGATGAATGCTTTCCGGAAATGACTCTTTCTGAACTTACTGCAGATTCAATGATGCAGCTGACCACGAATGATTCTGTCCTTCCTGAATGCCCACCTGCAACACCTCAGCTGTATGGTAAAAAGACACACATCCAGACAAGTGCTGGAGATCACAAAAAAAGCTCTCCTGAATTGCCACCGCCGGCCACAGACCCTCGTTTCACGGCAGCTGAATCCTTTGAGAGTGCTCTTTCATCCCGAGAGATTATTGATAATTACTTTCAAGAAATTACTCTCCTAGATATTTCACAAGACTCGGGGCTCTCTCCAGTTAGCCAAAAGTCCTCTATGGACATCACACCAGTTGTTGCACCTGCCGGTCATATGAAAGCCAGCCGAGCTGCTTCTGACCATAGCGAGCAAATTATGGCAGCCACAGTCACAAATGACGAAGTGTCCAGCACAAGTGTGGATTCTGTCCAGTGTGCAAGGCAAAGCTTAATCAAAGCATCCTTAGACGTAACCCAAGATGTTACCATGGGTAGCACTTTGGAAAACAGCAGGTGTACATCAGAGACGAGTGATCAAAAAGTGGAGAAATCTCAAAATTCAGACAATGGCACCCGAGTTATAAATGTTACTCATGACCTAAACTCATCTGGTGACACCTGTGCTCAGGGTGCCGGCATCTCTTCCTCCAGCATAGACAGGTCCATCCCTGAGTTTTATCCCGAACCCAGAGAAAAGCCTGATTCTGTAGACGCTGACATGGATGGGCTGCAGGCCAGCTGTGACACAAAGGTATCCAACAAGGGGTCACAACAAAGCCCAGAATCAGAGACCGGTGGACAAAAAGTGGAGCAATGTCAGGATTCAGATGAGGACGCACTCTGTTCCCAAGCTATTAATATTACACGTGAAATAAACCCCTGTAGCGACGTTTCTGCTCAGACTGCACACTTGTCTTCCTCTGACACGGACAAATCCTTCCCTGAGTTGCAGCCTGAACCCAAAGAAAAGCCTGATTCTGTAGAAGCAAAGACTGAAGAGCTGCCGACCAGCTGTGACACCAAGTCAACCAGCGAGGAGTCACAACAAAGCCTAAAATCAGACGTGTCTACAAACGGCACGTTTACTGTCGAGCAGCCCTCTGTTGCGAGTGTTCCCTCTGACATTAACATCCCCGGCCCAGTTTCCTGCCATAATAATGAGACTCTGGATCTTCCAACAGCTAATGAAAGCAACCCAAAAGATGTAGGAGAGAGCAGCGATCAGCAAAGTTCTGTCATAAATCAAAGCTGCTCAGGTGAAAAGGAAAGGACATGCTCCAAAGGGCAGAATGCCACTTTTGACAAGGATCCTCTTCAACAATCCAAAACCCAAATCGGTTCCTTTGAGAGAACTCCTGCTTCCCTTGGTCATGGGAACGATACGTTTGATTGTAAACCTGCCTCACAGCAAAACAGCACAATAACTTTGTCAGAAATGATCTTAAGTGACAGTCACCAAAGCACCTTGGGTAATGCCTCTGCTCCCACAGCATCAAATTCAACCACTACACTTAAAGAGGACTGTTCTAAAGACCACTCATCAAAGGTCCAAAAAAATGAGAGTGCAGAGCCAGATGCAAAGAAGGATGGAAGCCCAAACAGGACATTTGAAGGCAATCCTGCTGTAGAGCCAGCTAATGGAAGCGGTGGATGTGAAAGCAAAGATCTTTTACAAGCAGGACTGCCTGTGACTGACAGCCTTTCTGACCTCTCCAACCATCAAAGCTCCGATACAATAACCATCAAAGCTCGCTCATTTGATTTAGATGAGACTTTAGATTTAAGAGCCGAGTGCTTGACCACGTCTACGCCCATGCCAAGCGGTAAAGTCTTCAACTTTGAAAACAAGCAAGAGGCGGGCAAAGTCCTGACGGTGCAGAAAAAACTGTATGGAGAACCTCCTAATAGGCCATCTCACACAATGCCATCAAACATCATCTGTGATCGTAAAACTTTCTTCAAGCAGTCTGCTGCTAAATACATTTACCTTCCTTCTAAAACCGCCGCCTCCCATCTGCTGAAGGGCAATCCAGCAGCAGTGGCGACGGGCCTGCCTGTGAGAAGTCACAGAACCGAAGGAGAACCAGTGAGAAGTGCTGCTGCTTCAGAGGAGCAACAGGCG AAAGCCTCAACATCAAGCTGTTACAATCTGCGATCTTTAG CCTCCAAGCTGCCCATCTCTGGCTTGCAGAGACCTCAGCCGAGTGGTCTTCCTGTTGGCCTCCCCGGAGCTTCACTGGGTCTAAGACCACGGATCAATACAGCTGCCTCTTCAA CTCCCAGCGCCGTCACAAAGCATGCTCAAGGAAAAAAGCATCCTCTAACTAAGGGAGAAGCTTTGCCTGTGTCGAAGAGGAAGAGGACTG ATACACTTCCATCCAGCAACACTGAAGCTCCAGCATCTGCCTGTGATTCTGCAACCGGGGTCAAAATGTCCAAACAGCCAATAACCAGCCAAAGAGCTGCACCTGATAGAACCTCCAAAACTG TGCCAGCAAGCACGGCTAAAACCGTAACATCTTGTGACGCGAGCAGCAGAGGG
- the LOC124875691 gene encoding uncharacterized protein LOC124875691 isoform X1, translating to MANNTTTQASYIQEDPQTDECCENIPPRGPNVVDSSKLENAALNESEIFTSELGEYNVNVFDVHVFSTPAPKKNSEGQAKTRLSGVQSALSPILQYLNIGNRISSPEPFKHQNSPNFTVPFSFPAAKCQKSTGESRKLIGGEDFSMINDECFPEMTLSELTADSMMQLTTNDSVLPECPPATPQLYGKKTHIQTSAGDHKKSSPELPPPATDPRFTAAESFESALSSREIIDNYFQEITLLDISQDSGLSPVSQKSSMDITPVVAPAGHMKASRAASDHSEQIMAATVTNDEVSSTSVDSVQCARQSLIKASLDVTQDVTMGSTLENSRCTSETSDQKVEKSQNSDNGTRVINVTHDLNSSGDTCAQGAGISSSSIDRSIPEFYPEPREKPDSVDADMDGLQASCDTKVSNKGSQQSPESETGGQKVEQCQDSDEDALCSQAINITREINPCSDVSAQTAHLSSSDTDKSFPELQPEPKEKPDSVEAKTEELPTSCDTKSTSEESQQSLKSDVSTNGTFTVEQPSVASVPSDINIPGPVSCHNNETLDLPTANESNPKDVGESSDQQSSVINQSCSGEKERTCSKGQNATFDKDPLQQSKTQIGSFERTPASLGHGNDTFDCKPASQQNSTITLSEMILSDSHQSTLGNASAPTASNSTTTLKEDCSKDHSSKVQKNESAEPDAKKDGSPNRTFEGNPAVEPANGSGGCESKDLLQAGLPVTDSLSDLSNHQSSDTITIKARSFDLDETLDLRAECLTTSTPMPSGKVFNFENKQEAGKVLTVQKKLYGEPPNRPSHTMPSNIICDRKTFFKQSAAKYIYLPSKTAASHLLKGNPAAVATGLPVRSHRTEGEPVRSAAASEEQQAKASTSSCYNLRSLASKLPISGLQRPQPSGLPVGLPGASLGLRPRINTAASSSTEKLSGATAPSAVTKHAQGKKHPLTKGEALPVSKRKRTDTLPSSNTEAPASACDSATGVKMSKQPITSQRAAPDRTSKTVPASTAKTVTSCDASSRGRSLRPPGANQRAHLAKPQIHGCAKCSVLGEKIRLQSEEIQRLKEELLKYKTPVDC from the exons ATGGCCAATAACACAACAACTCAGGCTTCATACATCCAAGAGGATCCACAGACAGATGAATGCTGTGAAAATATTCCACCTAGAGGTCCTAATGTAGTTGACTCTTCAAAGCTAGAAAATGCAGCACTGAATGAATCAGAGATTTTCACCTCAGAGTTAGGAGAATATAATGTGAATGTTTTTGACGTCCATGTCTTTTCCACTCCTGCtccaaagaaaaacagtgaGGGCCAGGCAAAGACACGGTTGTCTGGTGTCCAGTCTGCTCTAAGCCCAATCTTACAATACCTAAATATTGGGAATAGAATTTCGTCTCCAGAGCCTTTTAAACATCAGAATAGTCCAAATTTCACAGTTCCttttagttttcctgctgcaaAGTGTCAAAAATCAACGGGAGAATCAAGGAAACTTATTGGTGGTGAGGATTTCTCTATGATCAATGATGAATGCTTTCCGGAAATGACTCTTTCTGAACTTACTGCAGATTCAATGATGCAGCTGACCACGAATGATTCTGTCCTTCCTGAATGCCCACCTGCAACACCTCAGCTGTATGGTAAAAAGACACACATCCAGACAAGTGCTGGAGATCACAAAAAAAGCTCTCCTGAATTGCCACCGCCGGCCACAGACCCTCGTTTCACGGCAGCTGAATCCTTTGAGAGTGCTCTTTCATCCCGAGAGATTATTGATAATTACTTTCAAGAAATTACTCTCCTAGATATTTCACAAGACTCGGGGCTCTCTCCAGTTAGCCAAAAGTCCTCTATGGACATCACACCAGTTGTTGCACCTGCCGGTCATATGAAAGCCAGCCGAGCTGCTTCTGACCATAGCGAGCAAATTATGGCAGCCACAGTCACAAATGACGAAGTGTCCAGCACAAGTGTGGATTCTGTCCAGTGTGCAAGGCAAAGCTTAATCAAAGCATCCTTAGACGTAACCCAAGATGTTACCATGGGTAGCACTTTGGAAAACAGCAGGTGTACATCAGAGACGAGTGATCAAAAAGTGGAGAAATCTCAAAATTCAGACAATGGCACCCGAGTTATAAATGTTACTCATGACCTAAACTCATCTGGTGACACCTGTGCTCAGGGTGCCGGCATCTCTTCCTCCAGCATAGACAGGTCCATCCCTGAGTTTTATCCCGAACCCAGAGAAAAGCCTGATTCTGTAGACGCTGACATGGATGGGCTGCAGGCCAGCTGTGACACAAAGGTATCCAACAAGGGGTCACAACAAAGCCCAGAATCAGAGACCGGTGGACAAAAAGTGGAGCAATGTCAGGATTCAGATGAGGACGCACTCTGTTCCCAAGCTATTAATATTACACGTGAAATAAACCCCTGTAGCGACGTTTCTGCTCAGACTGCACACTTGTCTTCCTCTGACACGGACAAATCCTTCCCTGAGTTGCAGCCTGAACCCAAAGAAAAGCCTGATTCTGTAGAAGCAAAGACTGAAGAGCTGCCGACCAGCTGTGACACCAAGTCAACCAGCGAGGAGTCACAACAAAGCCTAAAATCAGACGTGTCTACAAACGGCACGTTTACTGTCGAGCAGCCCTCTGTTGCGAGTGTTCCCTCTGACATTAACATCCCCGGCCCAGTTTCCTGCCATAATAATGAGACTCTGGATCTTCCAACAGCTAATGAAAGCAACCCAAAAGATGTAGGAGAGAGCAGCGATCAGCAAAGTTCTGTCATAAATCAAAGCTGCTCAGGTGAAAAGGAAAGGACATGCTCCAAAGGGCAGAATGCCACTTTTGACAAGGATCCTCTTCAACAATCCAAAACCCAAATCGGTTCCTTTGAGAGAACTCCTGCTTCCCTTGGTCATGGGAACGATACGTTTGATTGTAAACCTGCCTCACAGCAAAACAGCACAATAACTTTGTCAGAAATGATCTTAAGTGACAGTCACCAAAGCACCTTGGGTAATGCCTCTGCTCCCACAGCATCAAATTCAACCACTACACTTAAAGAGGACTGTTCTAAAGACCACTCATCAAAGGTCCAAAAAAATGAGAGTGCAGAGCCAGATGCAAAGAAGGATGGAAGCCCAAACAGGACATTTGAAGGCAATCCTGCTGTAGAGCCAGCTAATGGAAGCGGTGGATGTGAAAGCAAAGATCTTTTACAAGCAGGACTGCCTGTGACTGACAGCCTTTCTGACCTCTCCAACCATCAAAGCTCCGATACAATAACCATCAAAGCTCGCTCATTTGATTTAGATGAGACTTTAGATTTAAGAGCCGAGTGCTTGACCACGTCTACGCCCATGCCAAGCGGTAAAGTCTTCAACTTTGAAAACAAGCAAGAGGCGGGCAAAGTCCTGACGGTGCAGAAAAAACTGTATGGAGAACCTCCTAATAGGCCATCTCACACAATGCCATCAAACATCATCTGTGATCGTAAAACTTTCTTCAAGCAGTCTGCTGCTAAATACATTTACCTTCCTTCTAAAACCGCCGCCTCCCATCTGCTGAAGGGCAATCCAGCAGCAGTGGCGACGGGCCTGCCTGTGAGAAGTCACAGAACCGAAGGAGAACCAGTGAGAAGTGCTGCTGCTTCAGAGGAGCAACAGGCG AAAGCCTCAACATCAAGCTGTTACAATCTGCGATCTTTAG CCTCCAAGCTGCCCATCTCTGGCTTGCAGAGACCTCAGCCGAGTGGTCTTCCTGTTGGCCTCCCCGGAGCTTCACTGGGTCTAAGACCACGGATCAATACAGCTGCCTCTTCAAGTACGGAAAAACTCAGCGGAGCTACAG CTCCCAGCGCCGTCACAAAGCATGCTCAAGGAAAAAAGCATCCTCTAACTAAGGGAGAAGCTTTGCCTGTGTCGAAGAGGAAGAGGACTG ATACACTTCCATCCAGCAACACTGAAGCTCCAGCATCTGCCTGTGATTCTGCAACCGGGGTCAAAATGTCCAAACAGCCAATAACCAGCCAAAGAGCTGCACCTGATAGAACCTCCAAAACTG TGCCAGCAAGCACGGCTAAAACCGTAACATCTTGTGACGCGAGCAGCAGAGGG